In Streptomyces sp. NBC_01717, one DNA window encodes the following:
- a CDS encoding MaoC/PaaZ C-terminal domain-containing protein: MPLDHSVIGIESPPVERTWTSKDTLLYAVGVGAGLDDPLRELAFTTENSHGIGQQVLPTFAVLAAQGGRSRSIGEFDPAMLVHAEQSFDLHRPLPPAGTVRVTSKITGMYDKGSGALVTSEAVAVDPGTGDPVITSRSAVFIRGEGGFGGDRGPRDSWPEPGREPDHRITCPTRPEQALLYRLSGDRNPLHSDPAFAAKAGFERPILHGLCTFGVTGRALLHTLAESDPSRFVSMSGRFSRPVRPGESLTVSIWRDGDTAQFRTTKADGTVVIDRGRAAVRGAGGPGA, translated from the coding sequence GTGCCCCTCGACCACAGTGTGATCGGCATCGAGTCCCCACCGGTCGAGCGGACCTGGACCTCCAAGGACACCCTGCTCTACGCGGTCGGGGTCGGAGCCGGGCTGGACGACCCGCTGCGGGAACTGGCCTTCACCACGGAGAACTCGCACGGCATCGGCCAGCAGGTTCTGCCGACGTTCGCCGTGCTGGCCGCGCAGGGGGGCCGCAGCCGGAGCATCGGCGAGTTCGACCCGGCGATGCTCGTACACGCGGAGCAGTCCTTCGACCTGCATCGGCCCCTGCCGCCGGCGGGGACCGTGCGTGTCACCTCGAAGATCACCGGGATGTACGACAAGGGATCCGGTGCGCTGGTGACCAGCGAGGCGGTGGCCGTGGATCCGGGCACGGGCGATCCGGTGATCACTTCGCGCAGTGCCGTCTTCATCCGGGGGGAGGGCGGCTTCGGCGGTGACCGGGGGCCGCGTGACAGCTGGCCGGAGCCCGGTCGTGAGCCGGACCACCGGATCACCTGCCCGACCAGACCGGAGCAGGCACTGCTGTACCGGCTTTCCGGTGACCGCAATCCACTGCACTCCGATCCCGCGTTTGCCGCGAAGGCCGGATTCGAGCGTCCGATCCTGCACGGCCTGTGCACCTTCGGGGTGACCGGACGTGCCCTGTTGCACACGTTGGCGGAATCGGATCCGTCCCGGTTCGTCTCCATGTCGGGCCGGTTCAGCAGGCCGGTCCGTCCCGGCGAGTCGCTGACGGTGTCCATCTGGAGGGACGGTGACACCGCGCAGTTCCGTACCACCAAGGCCGACGGAACAGTCGTGATCGATCGCGGACGGGCCGCCGTCCGCGGGGCGGGCGGTCCTGGCGCCTGA
- a CDS encoding acyl-CoA thioesterase domain-containing protein gives MAQAEQQEAFFTGAGDVFVPAPHARSWWAPGMMHGRLLGALAARALEREHAAEGLHFTRLTVDLFRNAPMAPVRVETLRVRDGRRIRVADATVHGADGVVARASAVLLRRSEQPPGHVPATPPWDAPAPEELPAPREGAWTVWKFDEHNTPARDGGQGSGRRRAWLRESCELVAGESLSPFVRAALAADTASPLAHAGDTGLQFINADYTLCLSRLPLSDAIGLESAAHTSEDGVAVGHCTLHDTAGPIGYCMTTAIANLRAGT, from the coding sequence GTGGCCCAGGCCGAACAGCAGGAGGCCTTCTTCACCGGTGCCGGAGATGTATTCGTCCCCGCCCCCCACGCGCGCAGTTGGTGGGCGCCCGGCATGATGCACGGCAGGCTGCTCGGCGCGCTGGCGGCCCGGGCCCTGGAGCGCGAACACGCCGCCGAGGGACTGCACTTCACCCGGCTGACCGTCGACCTGTTCCGCAACGCGCCGATGGCGCCGGTGCGGGTGGAAACCCTCCGGGTGCGCGACGGCCGTCGCATCCGGGTCGCCGACGCGACCGTGCACGGCGCCGACGGCGTCGTCGCGCGGGCCAGCGCCGTGCTGCTGCGGCGCAGCGAGCAGCCGCCGGGCCATGTCCCTGCCACACCGCCCTGGGACGCACCCGCACCTGAAGAACTGCCCGCACCGCGCGAAGGGGCCTGGACGGTCTGGAAGTTCGACGAGCACAACACGCCTGCGCGGGACGGTGGGCAGGGAAGCGGCAGGCGCCGGGCCTGGCTGCGGGAATCGTGCGAACTGGTCGCCGGCGAGTCGCTCTCGCCGTTCGTGCGGGCAGCGCTCGCCGCCGACACGGCCAGTCCGCTCGCCCATGCCGGCGACACCGGGCTGCAGTTCATCAATGCCGACTACACCCTGTGCCTGAGCAGACTCCCCCTCAGCGACGCCATCGGGCTGGAGTCCGCCGCCCACACCAGCGAGGACGGGGTCGCCGTCGGGCACTGCACACTGCACGACACCGCAGGCCCGATCGGCTACTGCATGACCACCGCGATTGCCAACCTCAGGGCCGGCACCTGA
- a CDS encoding TetR/AcrR family transcriptional regulator — translation MARSASSAAAGGNAWQWSRTAETRRVLLNAAREVFCEQGFAEASIAGVVERAGSSVGSLYHHFGGKTELFLALWEEHQAAHEQNAVTAVAAARAAGEGEDPLDLFVVGARAFLEGSWQRRDLARLFMDGDGPPGFELVRRTRSREWVRQNAVLLGAGIDSVDRLAVAVLTTIIGEAGREIATCPNKRQANKITEAAIVLIRRLGSPGQDT, via the coding sequence ATGGCACGAAGCGCGAGCAGCGCCGCAGCCGGCGGGAACGCCTGGCAGTGGAGCCGCACCGCGGAGACCCGCCGGGTGTTGCTGAACGCCGCGCGTGAGGTGTTCTGCGAGCAGGGCTTCGCCGAGGCGAGCATCGCCGGGGTGGTGGAACGCGCCGGGTCCAGCGTGGGCAGCCTCTACCACCACTTCGGCGGGAAGACCGAGCTCTTCCTCGCTCTGTGGGAGGAACACCAGGCCGCCCATGAGCAGAACGCGGTGACCGCGGTCGCCGCGGCCCGAGCCGCGGGCGAGGGCGAGGACCCGCTCGATCTGTTCGTCGTGGGCGCCCGTGCATTTCTCGAGGGCTCCTGGCAGCGCCGCGATCTGGCCAGGCTCTTCATGGACGGCGACGGGCCACCGGGGTTCGAACTGGTCCGGCGCACACGCAGCCGGGAGTGGGTCCGGCAGAACGCGGTGCTGCTCGGCGCCGGCATCGACTCGGTCGACCGGCTCGCGGTGGCGGTGCTGACCACGATCATCGGGGAAGCGGGACGCGAGATCGCGACGTGCCCGAACAAGCGCCAGGCCAACAAGATCACCGAAGCCGCGATCGTGCTGATCCGCCGACTCGGCTCACCCGGCCAGGACACCTGA
- a CDS encoding acyl-CoA dehydrogenase family protein codes for MVDFSLSVEERQIRDTVRAFISKEVMPLEQEVLRNERAGVPAIAVDVLAELRAKARGAGFWGMNTPEEYGGMNLGAVMSAILAMETGRTYVPFSFGGSADNILYSCNDEQKQRYLIPTIEGERRSCFAITEPGAGSDARNIRTRAVREGGDWVINGEKTFITGGNEADFVMVFAVTDPDKGADGGVTCFLVDRDMGWKSEPIPTMGQWGPAALVFDDVRVPDENVLGEVGRGFALALRWIGQGRYMIPARAIGSAERMLQMAIDYAKIRHSMGNPIAEYQGIQWQIADSQVEIESTKWLTLYAAWRVQQGMDARHASSIAKLNGALMANQVVDRVLQIHGGMGYTKELPIERWYRELRLLRIFEGTDEIQRRTIARNLLKGHVRLGGIGE; via the coding sequence ATGGTCGATTTCTCCCTCAGTGTCGAGGAACGTCAGATCCGGGACACGGTCCGCGCGTTCATCTCCAAGGAGGTGATGCCGCTGGAACAGGAGGTGCTGCGCAACGAACGGGCGGGCGTTCCCGCGATCGCCGTGGATGTCCTGGCCGAGCTGCGGGCCAAGGCCCGCGGGGCGGGCTTCTGGGGAATGAACACGCCCGAGGAGTACGGCGGGATGAACCTGGGCGCCGTCATGTCCGCGATCCTGGCGATGGAGACCGGCAGGACGTACGTTCCCTTCAGCTTCGGCGGCTCGGCGGACAACATCCTCTACAGCTGCAACGACGAGCAGAAGCAGCGCTACCTCATCCCGACGATCGAGGGCGAGCGGCGGTCCTGCTTCGCGATCACCGAGCCGGGAGCCGGATCCGACGCACGCAACATCCGTACCCGCGCGGTGCGCGAGGGCGGCGACTGGGTGATCAATGGGGAGAAGACCTTCATCACCGGCGGCAACGAGGCCGACTTCGTGATGGTGTTCGCCGTCACCGACCCGGACAAGGGCGCGGACGGCGGAGTGACCTGCTTCCTTGTCGACCGGGACATGGGCTGGAAGTCCGAACCGATCCCCACGATGGGCCAGTGGGGCCCGGCGGCACTGGTCTTCGACGACGTGCGTGTTCCTGACGAGAACGTACTCGGTGAAGTCGGCCGCGGCTTCGCGCTGGCGCTCCGGTGGATCGGCCAGGGCCGTTACATGATCCCGGCCCGCGCGATCGGTTCCGCCGAACGGATGCTGCAGATGGCGATCGACTACGCCAAGATCCGGCACTCCATGGGGAATCCGATCGCCGAGTACCAGGGGATCCAGTGGCAGATCGCGGACTCGCAGGTGGAGATCGAGTCCACGAAGTGGCTCACGCTGTACGCGGCTTGGCGGGTCCAGCAGGGCATGGACGCGCGCCACGCCTCCTCCATCGCCAAGCTCAACGGCGCGCTCATGGCCAACCAGGTCGTCGACCGCGTGCTGCAGATCCATGGCGGGATGGGCTACACCAAGGAACTGCCGATCGAGCGCTGGTACCGGGAGTTGCGACTGCTGCGAATATTCGAGGGCACCGACGAGATCCAGCGCCGCACCATCGCCCGCAACCTGCTCAAGGGCCATGTACGGCTGGGCGGGATCGGCGAATGA
- a CDS encoding acetyl-CoA acetyltransferase produces the protein MRARRRAAIVGVAESEVGRTPHLTVLSQQARASRGALAEAGLGPKDVDALFVAGNWSWAPALTLAEYLGLQPDYLDGTNIGGSSFEAHLGHAAAAIDAGVIDVALITYGSTQRSNRSRNAPRPPASLTEQFDRPYGLPQPVGAYALAANRYLHQYGATSEQLAEVAVSARQWAALNPDAYHRHPITVDDVLDSPMISDPLHLLDCCLVTDGGGAVVVAAEDRWPDVDTHPVVVLGHGETTTHSSIAQMPDLTVTGAARSGPTAMKMADVTHDDLDLLEIYDSFTITVLLTLESLGFCKPGEAGDFVARGRTAPGGPVPMNTNGGGLSYTHPGMYGIFLLIEATRQLRHDFAGDPRRQVDGAGLALVHGTGGVLSSTSTVVLGRS, from the coding sequence ATGAGGGCCCGCAGGCGCGCGGCCATCGTCGGGGTGGCCGAATCGGAAGTGGGCAGGACCCCGCACCTGACCGTGCTGTCTCAGCAGGCAAGGGCGAGCCGGGGGGCCCTGGCCGAGGCCGGGCTGGGTCCCAAGGACGTGGACGCCCTGTTCGTGGCCGGAAACTGGTCCTGGGCACCCGCGCTGACGCTGGCCGAGTATCTGGGACTCCAGCCGGACTACCTGGACGGCACCAACATCGGCGGATCGTCCTTCGAGGCCCACCTCGGCCATGCGGCGGCCGCCATCGATGCCGGGGTGATCGACGTCGCACTGATCACCTACGGCAGCACCCAGCGCAGCAACCGCTCACGCAACGCCCCACGGCCACCCGCGTCGCTCACCGAGCAGTTCGACCGGCCCTACGGGCTGCCGCAGCCGGTCGGCGCCTACGCGCTGGCGGCCAACCGCTACCTCCACCAGTACGGTGCGACCAGCGAGCAGCTGGCCGAAGTGGCGGTGAGCGCACGGCAGTGGGCGGCGCTCAACCCGGACGCGTACCACCGTCACCCGATCACGGTCGACGACGTGCTCGACTCGCCGATGATCAGCGATCCGCTGCACCTGCTGGACTGCTGCCTGGTCACCGATGGTGGCGGCGCGGTGGTCGTGGCGGCCGAGGACCGCTGGCCCGATGTGGACACCCATCCGGTCGTCGTGCTCGGCCACGGCGAGACCACTACGCACAGCAGCATCGCCCAGATGCCGGACCTGACCGTCACCGGTGCTGCCCGCTCGGGACCGACCGCGATGAAGATGGCCGACGTGACCCACGACGACCTCGACCTGCTGGAGATCTACGACTCCTTCACCATCACCGTCCTGCTGACCCTGGAGTCACTGGGGTTCTGCAAACCGGGCGAGGCCGGGGACTTCGTCGCCCGCGGCCGTACCGCCCCCGGTGGACCGGTGCCGATGAACACCAACGGCGGCGGTCTGTCCTACACGCACCCCGGCATGTACGGGATCTTCCTGCTCATCGAGGCGACCCGGCAGCTGCGGCACGACTTCGCCGGCGACCCGCGCCGTCAGGTCGACGGTGCCGGACTGGCCCTGGTGCACGGAACCGGCGGCGTCCTGTCGTCCACCTCGACCGTCGTACTCGGAAGGAGTTGA
- a CDS encoding Zn-ribbon domain-containing OB-fold protein, which yields MADLAPDVETRPFWDGIAAGELRLQRCGDCGRAVFYPRALCPHCFGDRLEWFTSPGIGTVYSYTVARRAFSPSAGEPPYTVALIDLDEGVRMMSRIVGGDRVGIGDRVELEITRLGGDDSPELPCFRVVEAI from the coding sequence GTGGCGGACCTTGCTCCGGATGTCGAGACGAGGCCGTTCTGGGACGGCATAGCCGCGGGAGAGCTGCGCCTGCAGCGTTGCGGCGACTGCGGCCGTGCGGTGTTCTACCCGAGGGCGCTCTGCCCGCACTGCTTCGGTGACCGGTTGGAGTGGTTCACTTCGCCGGGAATCGGCACCGTCTACTCGTACACCGTCGCGCGCCGCGCCTTCAGCCCCTCCGCCGGAGAGCCTCCCTACACGGTTGCGCTGATCGACCTCGACGAGGGCGTGCGGATGATGTCCAGGATCGTCGGCGGGGACCGGGTAGGCATCGGCGACCGCGTCGAGCTGGAGATCACCCGCCTGGGTGGCGACGACTCTCCCGAGCTGCCGTGCTTCCGGGTGGTGGAGGCGATATGA
- a CDS encoding acetate--CoA ligase family protein has translation MSAPTTQAGAEAMRALFAPKSIALVGATDKSGWSLATFDNLRNHGFSGQVHLVNPRTEMVHGQRAHRSLSDIGEPVDMAYVMVPTPAVLPVLREGAGLGIRSYVVLTAGFGETGPEGRRREEEILDFARENRLTVLGPNGNGYINATAGTTPYGLPIPAPLLGGQVGVVLQSGALASSILSFAQARNVGLSLLTSMGNETMVSVTDVIDYLVDDPATKVIALFLESVRHPERFARAARRAARAGKPIVALKIGSSKIASHTAQAHTGALVGDDRVIDAAFGQLGVVRVRSLEDLIITSGLLAQVGRIDGPRIGVVTPSGGACEVIADRAEQEGLELPPFAPETVARLKEILPGFATVQNPLDVTGYVVVDRTLLGRALEVVADDPGIDAVMLLSDLPRVVPADQAPTLLHFGATAQRIRDASRPVMVASNILTDITEFGRHVQEETGFPYVAGGIEHAVTAIGAAVRWSRELPRAAAGPVGPAPDPRPVVHGPTSGVWTEYRASQLLCANGIPVVPSAPAATVEEAVAAADRFGYPVVLKAVADGLGHKSDIGGVRLGLGGADEVRRAHRDVSDVLRERGLTGIGTLVQPQRSSGVELLVGVVRDPAWGLTMAVGLGGVWVEVLRDSVLRLLPVGADDIRRALGELRGARLLDGARGTEPADLDKVAEVIARIAGLAAGLGPGLESLEVNPLLVQGSRVEALDALITWN, from the coding sequence ATGAGCGCGCCCACCACGCAAGCGGGTGCCGAGGCCATGCGCGCGCTGTTCGCCCCGAAGTCCATCGCCCTGGTCGGAGCCACCGACAAGTCGGGCTGGTCGCTGGCAACGTTCGACAACCTGCGCAACCACGGCTTCTCAGGACAGGTCCATCTGGTCAATCCACGCACCGAGATGGTGCACGGACAGCGCGCCCATCGCAGCCTCTCGGACATCGGCGAGCCGGTCGACATGGCCTATGTCATGGTGCCGACACCCGCTGTGCTTCCGGTACTTCGGGAAGGCGCCGGCCTGGGCATCCGGAGTTACGTGGTGCTCACCGCGGGCTTCGGCGAGACGGGTCCGGAGGGCAGGCGCCGGGAGGAGGAGATCCTCGACTTCGCACGCGAGAACCGGCTGACCGTACTGGGCCCGAACGGGAACGGCTACATCAACGCCACGGCCGGGACGACCCCTTACGGCCTGCCGATCCCGGCGCCGCTGCTCGGCGGGCAGGTGGGTGTGGTGCTGCAGAGCGGTGCCCTGGCCAGCTCCATACTCTCCTTCGCGCAGGCCCGGAACGTGGGGCTGAGCCTGCTCACTTCCATGGGCAACGAGACGATGGTGTCGGTCACCGACGTCATCGACTACTTGGTGGACGACCCGGCCACCAAGGTGATCGCATTGTTCCTGGAGTCCGTGCGCCACCCGGAACGGTTCGCCCGCGCCGCCCGCCGCGCCGCCCGGGCCGGCAAACCGATCGTGGCCCTCAAGATCGGGTCGAGCAAGATCGCCTCGCACACCGCGCAGGCCCACACCGGGGCGCTGGTGGGGGACGACCGCGTGATCGACGCCGCGTTCGGGCAGTTGGGTGTGGTCCGCGTCCGTTCGCTCGAGGATCTGATCATCACGTCCGGGCTGCTGGCCCAGGTCGGCCGGATCGACGGTCCGCGGATCGGTGTGGTGACGCCCTCGGGCGGGGCCTGCGAAGTCATCGCCGACCGGGCCGAGCAGGAGGGACTCGAGCTGCCGCCTTTCGCACCGGAGACGGTGGCGCGGCTGAAGGAGATCCTGCCCGGCTTCGCGACCGTGCAGAACCCTCTGGACGTCACCGGGTACGTGGTGGTGGACCGGACCCTGCTCGGCCGCGCGCTGGAGGTCGTCGCCGACGACCCGGGGATCGACGCGGTCATGCTGCTGTCCGACCTTCCCCGGGTGGTGCCGGCCGATCAGGCTCCGACACTGCTGCACTTCGGAGCCACCGCGCAGCGCATCCGCGACGCGAGCCGCCCGGTGATGGTGGCCAGCAACATCCTCACCGACATCACCGAATTCGGCCGTCATGTACAGGAGGAGACCGGCTTTCCGTACGTGGCCGGCGGGATCGAGCATGCGGTGACGGCGATCGGCGCGGCCGTGCGCTGGTCCCGGGAGTTGCCCCGGGCCGCCGCCGGCCCGGTGGGGCCCGCGCCGGACCCCCGGCCGGTGGTGCACGGCCCGACCTCCGGGGTGTGGACGGAGTACCGGGCTTCGCAGCTGCTCTGCGCCAACGGCATCCCGGTCGTGCCTTCCGCCCCGGCCGCAACGGTGGAGGAAGCGGTGGCGGCGGCCGACCGGTTCGGATACCCCGTGGTGCTCAAGGCGGTTGCCGACGGCCTCGGGCACAAGAGCGACATCGGTGGGGTCCGGCTGGGACTGGGAGGAGCCGACGAAGTGCGCCGGGCCCACCGCGACGTATCCGACGTCCTGCGGGAACGCGGACTTACGGGCATCGGGACCCTGGTGCAGCCGCAGCGCAGCAGCGGTGTGGAACTGCTCGTCGGCGTGGTCCGTGACCCCGCGTGGGGGCTGACCATGGCCGTCGGCCTCGGCGGCGTGTGGGTCGAGGTACTGCGGGACTCGGTGCTGCGGCTGTTGCCGGTCGGCGCCGACGACATACGCCGGGCGCTGGGGGAACTGCGCGGTGCCCGGCTGTTGGACGGCGCACGCGGCACCGAGCCCGCGGACCTCGACAAGGTCGCCGAGGTCATTGCCCGTATCGCCGGGCTCGCGGCCGGCCTGGGACCCGGTCTCGAATCACTGGAGGTCAACCCTCTTCTCGTGCAAGGGAGTCGGGTCGAAGCGCTGGACGCCCTGATCACCTGGAACTGA
- a CDS encoding MFS transporter translates to MKLSYVRELDEYPTGGRRMRILTMAVLAVLIGSYEGQIAPVVPLLLKDLHMSLATYGTVSALATVAGALASVLGGRLTDNLGRVRLLIPLMLLTTVCCLAMTAVHSPTQLMLARIALSVIDGMAMAGTAPLVRDFSPRMGRAQAFGFWTWGPVGANFLAAAVASATLPLFHDSWRSQFVIMAALSLVVSLVIAFNIADLSPQLRARIQQTERQAFTPDGPGTAPRARDLLTHRTIWAHVVGIGLWLILYLTLSLYGPTMLAHSFGLGAANASGIMSVFWVLNLLTVVVSGRISDRLQLRKPICVAGTAAAVAITGYLVMLMGRQDISQLHLMLTGALLGGALGVAYGPWMANFSEDAEDIDPRLQGSAWGLFGFVSKGAAVLALFAVPRVVESSSWHTWMIIAMCCMVLFIPAVLLFHGPWRRTGTEAMPVLAPTVGRGAAD, encoded by the coding sequence ATGAAGCTCTCCTACGTACGCGAACTCGACGAATACCCGACCGGCGGGCGCCGGATGCGGATCCTCACCATGGCCGTCCTCGCCGTCCTGATCGGGTCCTACGAGGGGCAGATCGCCCCCGTGGTTCCGCTGCTGCTCAAAGACCTGCACATGTCCCTGGCCACCTACGGCACGGTGTCCGCACTGGCCACCGTTGCCGGTGCGCTCGCCTCGGTCCTCGGCGGGCGGCTCACCGACAACCTGGGCCGGGTGCGCCTGCTCATCCCGCTCATGCTGCTGACGACCGTCTGTTGCCTGGCGATGACCGCGGTCCACTCACCGACGCAGCTGATGCTGGCCCGAATCGCACTGTCCGTCATCGACGGAATGGCCATGGCCGGCACCGCCCCGCTGGTCCGCGACTTCTCGCCGCGGATGGGTCGCGCGCAGGCGTTCGGCTTCTGGACCTGGGGGCCTGTGGGGGCCAACTTCCTGGCCGCCGCGGTCGCGAGCGCCACTCTGCCGCTCTTCCACGACTCCTGGCGCTCTCAGTTCGTCATCATGGCCGCGCTCTCACTCGTGGTCTCCCTCGTGATCGCGTTCAACATCGCAGACCTCTCACCGCAGTTGCGCGCGCGTATCCAGCAGACCGAACGGCAGGCTTTCACACCGGACGGCCCCGGCACCGCGCCCCGGGCCCGAGATCTGCTCACCCACCGCACCATCTGGGCGCATGTCGTCGGCATCGGACTGTGGCTGATCCTCTACCTGACGCTCTCCCTGTACGGCCCGACCATGCTCGCACATTCCTTCGGCCTCGGCGCGGCCAACGCGTCGGGGATCATGTCGGTCTTCTGGGTACTCAATCTGCTCACCGTCGTGGTGAGCGGCCGGATCTCGGACCGGTTGCAGTTGCGCAAGCCGATCTGTGTGGCCGGCACGGCCGCGGCAGTGGCGATCACGGGCTATCTGGTGATGTTGATGGGTCGTCAGGACATTTCCCAACTCCATCTGATGCTCACCGGCGCGCTGCTGGGCGGCGCACTGGGTGTCGCGTACGGGCCGTGGATGGCGAACTTCTCCGAGGACGCCGAGGACATCGATCCGCGGCTGCAGGGCAGCGCCTGGGGCCTGTTCGGATTCGTCTCCAAGGGGGCGGCGGTCCTGGCCCTGTTCGCCGTGCCGCGCGTGGTGGAGAGCAGCAGCTGGCACACCTGGATGATCATCGCCATGTGCTGCATGGTGCTGTTCATCCCGGCGGTGCTGCTGTTCCACGGGCCGTGGCGGCGTACGGGCACCGAGGCGATGCCCGTGCTCGCGCCGACCGTGGGCAGGGGCGCGGCGGACTGA
- a CDS encoding MFS transporter yields MSGPEEVQLRYAWRALSVVSLASILTALGSSSLNVALPQVVRHFDASATAANWILLSFMLTNTGLMVAFGRLADMFGRRTMYLLGLATYTGASLLLGFAPGVWYLIGLRAVQAAGGAMLLTNSAALLADAFPQRQLGRGMGVYIASFSVAQLVGPTLGGFLTDRFGWQWVFWYNVPIGLLCLAWGAVALRKVGGRARDSGIDAPGNLLVLISLGSLLFGLSQVGENGWTDPVVVACLAVCAVLVPLFVMIELRSPHPVMDVTLFRDPPFALGLLTSFLNSVARMAVVLLIALFYQAVHGESPVSAGLKVLPLSVAAMIASACSGMLHARLAPRTIALLGTSTGTAGLLFLLLNMSADTGYPPIACGLVLIGAGSGMFMPANTTALLDGVSSRRIGIVNAMRLMVQNTGVVVSTALAMSLVTSPLPAGLRQYVFAGTIADVSSHGVAQLVTGYRLALLVMTVISALSVIASLGRHRATGVTTGGNRPSEEPVGKAP; encoded by the coding sequence ATGTCCGGACCCGAGGAGGTACAACTGCGTTACGCCTGGCGCGCGTTGTCGGTCGTCAGTCTGGCGAGCATCTTGACGGCGCTGGGCAGTAGCTCACTGAATGTCGCATTACCGCAGGTGGTGCGACATTTCGATGCGAGCGCCACAGCTGCGAACTGGATCCTGCTGTCGTTCATGCTGACCAATACGGGGCTGATGGTCGCGTTCGGCCGGCTGGCTGACATGTTCGGGCGCCGCACCATGTATCTGCTCGGTCTGGCCACGTACACCGGGGCCAGTCTGCTCCTGGGCTTCGCGCCCGGCGTGTGGTACCTGATCGGCCTGCGGGCGGTACAGGCCGCCGGTGGTGCGATGCTGCTGACCAACAGTGCGGCCCTGCTCGCCGACGCGTTCCCGCAACGTCAGCTGGGGCGGGGCATGGGCGTCTACATCGCTTCGTTCTCCGTCGCCCAGCTGGTGGGACCGACCCTCGGTGGCTTTCTGACGGACCGGTTCGGCTGGCAGTGGGTGTTCTGGTACAACGTGCCGATCGGGCTGCTGTGTCTGGCCTGGGGTGCGGTCGCGCTGCGCAAGGTGGGCGGTCGGGCGCGCGACAGCGGCATCGACGCGCCGGGCAATCTGCTCGTGCTGATCAGCCTCGGAAGCCTGCTGTTCGGCTTGTCCCAGGTCGGTGAGAACGGCTGGACCGATCCCGTGGTCGTTGCCTGCCTGGCCGTATGCGCCGTGCTGGTACCGCTGTTCGTGATGATCGAGCTACGAAGTCCGCACCCGGTCATGGACGTGACGTTGTTCCGGGACCCGCCCTTCGCGCTCGGCCTGCTCACCTCGTTCCTCAACTCGGTGGCGCGGATGGCGGTGGTGCTGCTGATCGCCTTGTTCTATCAGGCAGTGCACGGCGAGTCCCCGGTGTCGGCCGGGTTGAAAGTGCTGCCGCTGTCGGTGGCCGCAATGATCGCCTCGGCGTGTTCGGGGATGCTGCACGCGAGACTGGCGCCGCGCACCATCGCACTGCTGGGGACCTCCACCGGCACCGCGGGCCTGCTCTTCCTGCTGCTGAACATGTCGGCGGACACCGGCTACCCGCCGATCGCCTGCGGACTGGTCCTCATCGGTGCCGGATCGGGAATGTTCATGCCGGCCAACACCACGGCCCTGCTGGACGGGGTTTCGTCCCGGCGCATCGGAATCGTCAACGCGATGCGCCTGATGGTGCAGAACACCGGTGTCGTGGTGAGCACGGCGCTGGCCATGTCGCTCGTGACCAGTCCGCTGCCGGCCGGCCTGCGACAGTACGTCTTCGCCGGTACGATCGCCGACGTCTCCTCGCACGGAGTCGCGCAGCTGGTCACCGGATACCGGCTGGCCCTGCTGGTCATGACCGTGATCTCCGCACTGTCGGTGATCGCCTCACTCGGCCGGCACCGGGCGACGGGCGTCACCACCGGAGGAAACCGGCCGAGCGAGGAACCGGTCGGCAAGGCACCGTGA